In Pirellula sp. SH-Sr6A, the DNA window TCGATGCTCTGCGATACAAATCGAACCGAGCCATCGCAATTCACTACATTGATGCCACCGGTGTGGTAACTCCCAAGGCCTCCGACTTCAAGAGATCCTAACGGCAGCGACTCCTTTTCGCGCTTACTCAGTTCCTCCTCGGAGAGTGCGAGCCCCACTCCATTGATGGAGCCTGTGTTTCGAAGGGTATCGCGGGTTCCTGACGTCCAACCGAATCGATCGCTGCTCCCTCGCTTCTCCGAGATTAAGAAGGTGTTGGTCAAGCCATCGGTGATTTCGTTGAAACGAATAGAACTGTTCAAAAAGAAAACCCCATTGTTGGTCGTATCGATCGGCGCTTCGGTCGCATGGTGGATCCCAACATAACTAGAGAGCCTGATTGTCAAATCCTCCGCTTGGCGACTTCGCATGTACTGATCGGGACTTGACGCGCACATGAGCGTAGGAATCGCCGCGCTGCGCACAGGGAGGTTCTCCGATGCGTAGACACCTAACTCTTGATTGAACAATTTGTAGGCAGCGGATTGTTCCAAATATGGCAAGAGATGCACGGTCCAGCTGGTGTGATTCCCAACTGGTTCGTATCGAATGGGGCCGTCTGGATTAGATACCCCTGCAGGTAGAAATCCGTAATTGAATTCGAAGTTATGAGACGCCAAACCCAGTTGTGCTAAGTTGTTCGTGCATTGCATCCGACGGGCAGCCTCCCGAGCTGCTTGCACAGCGGGCAAAAGAAGTCCCACCAAAATGCCAATGATGGCAATCACGACCAACAACTCAACGAGAGTGAATCCTCGCTGCCGATTTGATATAGCATGAATACGCATGAGAAATCTCCTGGACTAAAAGGTGCAGTTAATTGTTATTAATCGAGTTGCTTCTAATATTGCTATCGGGCCCTGAACGAGCGTTCTTTTCGCGATCGGTCTGCAATCGCTTTTGCCGCGACTCCAGTCCCAACCGGTCCATTTCGATTTCGTAACGCGATTGAACTTGGTCGATGGGCGATGCCAAAACTTCATCCGATCCAGCGGAATGAACCTTTGTCACGATCTCCATTCGATAACGTTCGGTTTCGTCGAGACGGTCGATTTTCACACTCCACTCCCCCGCGACGGATCCATTCTCATGGAGCGGAACAGTCCCTCGCTTTTCCATCGATTCTGTTTCCGCCGTCCAATGTAGAACACCAAACTGAAATGCTGCATGTCGAAGCATCTCCGCTTGTAGTGCCACCTCTTCGACCTGGCATTGCCTTCTCGCGCGTAAGGCAGGTGGAACCAGTGGAACGATCATTCCTGTGACAACCGTGAGCGCCGCCATGGCAACGATGATGGTTGCCCCGCGTCTTCGGCCAGCCTGCAAACTCTTCTCGCAAATGTGATTAGGCTTACTCTTCATCGCTGCCTCCAACTTGATTGGTTGAGCGGGATAGTGCTGGCTGTTCTCCGCTCTCTACCGAAGCCCACGGAATCTCGACAACCATGGTTTTGTGGTCTAAGAATTTCATACGATCGCCAGGCGCGTGCCTCGCTAACGTAAGACGAATGCTTTGCCCATTTACATCGAACGATGCCACGCAATGCGGTCCTATCGCGAATTGATCCCTTCTCGCATTCGCCATATTCGAGCCTATTTCTCGCCGTTCCAGATGGAACTCCTCGATGCGGTAGGTGACTTCATTGCCCCCCAGAATCTTCATGACGAGTTCTTCACCACTCGGTTGGGAAATCGATGTCGCATCATGCAAGTCCTCTCGAAATTGCCTGACCAGTAAGTTGGTGGATCGACCGAGATTGAATTGGCTTTGGAATCCACCGGCGAAGGAAAGGGATCGGTGAATGAGCTGGACAGCGACCAATGTCACGACTCCCGATAGTCCGATCAAAATCAACTGTTGAATCAACATCGATCCACGTCGTTTTTTCTTCATGGCGCATCTCCTTGCTTCATAGCGATCCATCCTGACAATTCGATGGGATCACTGGCCTGGGAAGTCGTCCGAACAAACGTCACCGTCCCGCGGATTCCTAGCTCATCGCGAACCTCTTTGTAGCGAAGGACGGAATCGGGCCATCGATGTTGAAGCGAGGGGCTAGGCTTCCACTCCGAAGGAAGTTTGGAGAGATCTTCAGCATTCCGAGCCAGCCGCGACTCCAACTCGTTCGCGATCTCTTGCAAAGCGATCATCCGATATTCGGCATCGACCCCAATCGCGCGGATGCGAACCATGAGGGCGGCCGATGTCCCGATGACAGCTACCAGAAGAGTGCAAGCGACGACGACTTCAATCGAAGCGATCGCGGCTCGCCTCTTCGTTTTGGAGGAAATGGATTTTCTTGGGTTGAGCACGGCGCGATTCCCCTTAGGAAAGACTGGTTATGAGCGACACGAGGATTTCGAAGAACGAGATAGAGATGAGGCCGACAAAGAGTCCGAAAACAATGACTAACAACGGATGGGCCACCAGGATCTTCAACGCCGACCAACGCTCTAGCAACACACGATTTTGATTCGCTTGCGATTCCAAAAAGTACGCTTGCAAACTGGACTTCTCGTGCGATGTCAGGAATTGAAATTCGGAGGGTGAAAGCAATTGAGAACTGCTCATCGCCTCCCAGGCAGGAGTCCCCAGTTCGATATCGTTTCTCGCTACGAGCAATCGACTTCTCGTCTCACGATGAAAGTGGTATTTCGCCAGCGTGGATAGGATGGACGAGAGAGGCTTGTCAAATCGTAAGGCAAGAGCAATCCATTCCAATGTTACGGGCGGCATTTGAGGTCCAAACCCATCGCCGAACACACGACGCCCCCATTTTCGCCATAGCCATCGCTCCCATCGCTTCGCGACACTAATCGCACTGAAGAATAACAAGACCAAGAGAATGAGAGGCCAAAGTCGAGCAAATGCATTCCAAAGGAAACCGATCATTTGAAACTTAGCCGGTAGTCGCATCCCGAACTCGTCAAAGATCTGGGTGAGTATCGGATAGATCCGCAGCATCAAATAGGTCCAACAAATCAGCGTTACGACGGTCATGCTGATCCAATAAAGACGATCGAATCGCGGACGGCTGGCTCTCCCACGAAGTCGCTCGCGTTTCACCTCGATGAGCTTGTCCAACCCAGGGACCAGCAAACCTGATTGCGATCCCATCCGAATAGCAAGGATTGTTTCTTCATCCAAAAGCGAAGGAAACTGCTCGCAAGCATTCGCTAGCGAGACGCCCGCCTCCAGCTGACCAGCAAGCCTTCGAACATCTTGCTGAGCCCCCCCACGGAACTCTTCTGCGAGTCCTCGCATCGTCGCTGCCAACGGCCGATTCGTGACGATTGCCGCTCGAAGGATCTGCAAAAAGCCGAGCTGAATCGCTTCGAAGTCGTCACGATGGGCGAACGAAAAGGACCGCCAAGCAAGGCCCTGCTGACGAACCAGTCGGAAAGATCGGATTTCTGACATCGGATGAAAACCCCTTACGAGAGCGCGGTGATCAAGGAGACTAGCGGTAGGAAGAGCGCCAGGATCAACATCAGGACCATGCTTCCAATCAGCAAGACCGTCCAGGGTGAAGCGGCTTGTTCCCTGCAATCAAAGTAAATCTCTGCCCGCGTGCGATAGGAATCTGCGAGAGCTCGAAGAAAATCAGGGGCCCGGGGGTCGCTTTCTGCTCGCAACGTTTGAATTAACAAAGGAGGAAACGGAATATCCACACCGACGGGTTGTACAACATCTCCCACCCTGTCCCGTTCCCCACTGTCTCGTTCTGTCGCGCCCCGTTCCACCGTGTCGATCAATCTTTCAGCGTTTCGCCGTAGCCAATCGCTTTCGCTTGCCGCCGCTAGATGAATAGCGTCACGATCTGTCGCTCCCAAATCATTGAGCTCTGCAAGAGTTTGAAGGAATCGCGACATCGAGAGTAAGTTTCGTCGATTCCCCGAAACCAGCCAACCAATGGGTCGGAACAACTGCAACCGATCGAGGATGCCAGCTCCAAAAACCCTGATGCTTCCCCAAAGTAGAAGTCCTGCAATCACTAGGATGGAGAAAACAAGTATGTAGTCGCGCGTCCATCTATTGACAGCAAAGACCCAGCGTGTGATGGGAGGGAGTCTCAACTGGAACTCACGAAACATCTGCTCGAAAACGGGAGAGATCCAGTAGGCTTGCATTAGGAACAGAAACATCGTGACAGCCAACACGATCACTGGGTAGCTCACGAACGCACTCCACGTTCGAGTGGGAAGCGAAGGAGTTCGAAGAAGGATCTTGGCATCGCGTCGAAGGCCTGGCATGTCTCGGCGGGCATACCGAAGCAGGACCGGTAGCAACGTGGATGCCCCAGTGGAGCCGAGCAACTCTTCCGCGCTTTCGGTATTGCGAAGCTTACCGATCCACTTCTTCATACGTGGATCGGTCTTGGAATAGACCTCGCTTAGCCCCACTTCGAGGAACTCCGCTAAGCCTTGACGACTCTCAAGCGCTAAGTCGATCTTGGTCAGGTATGCAGGTCTTTCCGTGTTCATTTAAAATGCTCCCGCGGGCAGTAATGCATAAAGCAGTTCGATCATGGGGCCGAACACAGCTAGGCCTACAGCGAAAACGACCAAGCCGCTCATTGCCAGGAACACCATGTAGGGGGCTGATGAGACTTGGAAGGTCATTCGCTTTTCGAATACCCAATCCGCTCCCCAAATCGTTAACCAATTCTTATCGATCAAGCCGCTCGAGGCATTTACTTCGCTCCTGGCCTGGGCTGTCGATGCTCCGTTCTCCATAGACCGTATAAGATCGGTCGCTGAATCGATGGAGTAGTTTTGAGATGCAAGGAGCTCGATGAACTTTCCTTTCTGCCACTTCGCGATAGCGTCTGGATTGGCCGATCGTTCCTTCCGTGTCCCTCCGTCCCGTCGCTGAACCCATCGAAAGAGAATAAAGATCGTCAGAAATGCCAAAGCCAGGATCCCAATCCAAAGCCCAAACGGCCAACCGGAAATCTCACTCATCCAACGGACGAGAACGCCGGGCTCCATATGCGAATCCCGATAGACGAATAGAATCGCACTCGCGCCCCACGCGCTCCATATATTGAGTATGAGAAATGCGAGGACAAGGAGAATGGCAAGCTGCAAAGATAGAAACCAAGTCCGTTTCGTTCCGGGGATCTTTGCGAAAGGAGGCTGAAGTAGATCAAACGATTCGGGTGATCGTTGGGTCGCTAACCACGCGTTCCAAGACAATCGAATAGGCCAAGGGAAATCCGAACTCGTGTCCAGCGCCTCCTCGAAGCTTTTTCCACGTCCGACCTGCATTGCGAACTGATTCGAACAGGTCTCGATTTGCTGTGCGAGGTGCTGGGGGTCCCCCCAGGGCGATCGATTCGAGTGGTTGCTGGCTGCAAGCAAATCCTGAAGCTCGCTCTGGTACTCCAGGAAGTCGCCCAGGCTAGCTTGCTTTTCTAAAAGAGTTCCCATGGTTCGGTGCTCCACGCGGTCGGTTGGGGGTTACCCAACAGATGCGGTGCACCCACGGATTTATCTAGTTGTTTCCGCGGATTTGATGGGTGATGGGCAATCTTCGCTGCGATTCGGCTCGCCACTCTTCATAGGCTTGCAAGGTTGCGTCGTGAATACCGTGGTTCGTGGTATCGTGAATTTCCAACGTCCGCTGTTCGATCGCTTCGTAGGTTCGCGGAGTTTGACGCGCTTGAATCGAAGCCAACCAAGGCCAGCCAAGCGAGCTGCACCACGCGATCACGGCGATACCTATGATCGCGTAACCGATGCGACGCTCTCCCGCTTTCGTATCCGACCAATCTCGGGCGGCTTCTAACAGCCGCGGGCGCAAGTCATCGGTTGGAACGACGTACTCCTTTGCACCCCGGATCCAGTCGATCACGCGTTCTTCGTCACCTTCCAAAGAGTCCGGTTTTGGGATATGCCTAGCCATCGCGGACCGACTCCCCTCGCAACGAGACTAACTTCGGAGCTAGCTTCTGAATGGCATAGCGAAAACGGCTGGCCGCGGTCTGAAGCGAGCACTCCAGTACCTCCGCAATCTCTTGAAACGTAAGCTCTTCCCAGATTTTGAGAACGACGACTTGCCTCTGTTCCAATGGTATGGAGCGCAGGGCTTTGAGAACTTCTCGATGCATGTCTTCTTGCTCGAGACCATCCGCGGCGCGGTAGGCGAGCAAATCTCCTATCCCCAACCCTAAAGTCCAACGGCGCTTCTTTCGAAGAACAATCAACGATTCATTGCGCACCATCCGCAGAAGATAATGCCAAGGCTCTTGGGCGTTCGTCAGCATGGCCGGACGTGCCACCGCGGACATCAACGCTGCTTGAACTGCATCCTCTGCGTCGTGCTGATTTCGAGTGATGGTGATGGAGAAGCGGACCAAACGCTGCGCGGTCAAATCGAACAGGCCAGCCAATGCCGAGGGAGCATCCTCCGACATTCGTTCGGCATACTGGCGGATCTGGTTGGAAAGGGAGTCGTCGCACATCGTAAAAAAGAGGATGAATTGCTCTCGGGGATTTATCTAGCCAAATTTTTCTTTTTGCCAAACTCTGAATCGATTCCCATGGATGCACATCACTCCGATTGATTCGGAATTCGTTCGAGCTTCACAGATTCCGCAGGAGCTAGGGTCGGCTCTCCACGGAGGATTCCTAGGGACACGAGAAAAGCGTCCGCTTCGCGCAAAGTGGCGATTTGCCATGCTCCGCGATTGAAAAAGCCGTGTGGCTGCTTGGGAGCTAGAAAGACGTGCAACGGGCTTCCTTCGACCTTTCTCCACTTCGCTTCGACTTCATCCCAGCCTTTCTTCCATGGATCGTCGGTCCCATAGAAGACAACTGCGGGTGCTCGAACCGCTCCAATGTGCACTCGGCCATCGATCTCGGGATCCACCGAATCCTCATCGGCGAAGGCGGGATTGAACAGGACATAGCCGGTCACTCGCGTGGAGATTTCAATCGGGTCGTTGGGATCGTCTAAACTCGGATTGGTGGTAGCCAACACGCATAGGTGACCACCGGCAGAGCCTCCACCCAGTACAAGCTTCTCAGGATCGATACCGAGCTTCTCTGCATTTTGCTTCATCCAACGGATCGCGCTTTTCGCATCGGTGACACACACCCGTTTCTTGGATGTCGATCGATCCTGTTTGGCAACCTCCCGCTTGTCGAGCATTCGGTAATTGGCAGTCGCAGCCACGATCCCGCGGCTCGCGAAGTATTGGCATGCAGCTCGGAACTGCTGAAGGGAACCACCCGACCAACCACCTCCATGGAACATCAGAATCGCGGGGACTCGCTTCGCCGTCGGATCATGTTCCTTGGGGAAATAAATCTCCATGACCCTCTCCTTCCCTCCTGATTGCTTGTAAACAAACTCCTTCCCCGGAGCTTCGCTCAGCGCAGCAGATTGGGGACCACGGTTTGCCGCGGAATCGTCTTGCCCCCACACAGTCGTCCCGAGCAATGCAAGGCATGGGATGGCGATCGAGGTCATCGAGGAAAGAATGCAGACAAGGGATTTCATGGCAGAGGTCCAACGAAAGCGGGAGAAGAACGGATCTTCGTATTCTACTGGAGTTCGATGGGCAATTAGCCGGACTTGCTGCGAGCATCCACGAATTTGAAAGATTGGGCGCAGAGCTCGTCGCGGTGAATGGCGATATCCGACCGAACAGTCGAGTTCTAGGATGCCCTTGTCGCAATACGTTGGAAAAGACTACAGTCCCGGAACGGTCCTGCATTGCGAGGACTGCTTCGTCTTCGATTCGCTAGCCAAAAGCAAACCAAGTGGCCACTTCCGTCTCCTCTGCCAGCATGCTCGAAGCAGAAACCCGTGCGGTTTGCACGTTTGAAACGAATCAAAACGCGGAACAGAATGTCTTGGGCCAATTCATACCGCTGCACTATCACTTTCAAATGCTGCAGGATAAGCAACGCTTGGAAGGCTTTCGCCGGGCGATGGAATTGCATATCCAACCTGGGATGCACGTGCTAGAACTCGGTGGTGGTACGGGAATCCTCTCCAGTTTTGCCGCCCGCTGCGGCGCGACAGTAACCTGCGTCGAACGGAATCCCGAACTAGTATCCTTCGCTCGTCGCACCCTGCAGACGAATGGGCTAGACCAGCAAGTCACTGTCGTAGAAGGGGATGCGACCGAGTTCATCCCCTCCCAGCCCGTCGACGTTGTCGTATGCGAGATGCTTCATGTCGCATTGCTGCGAGAGAAGCAGACGAAAGTCTTAGAGGCCTTCAAGGAAAATTACTTGCGCCATTGGAACGAAGAGCTACCTCGCTTCCTACCCGAAGCATCGAGGTTGATGGTGCAGATGATCCATCATCCCTTCGACTTCGATGGTTACTTCGCTCCATTGCCAATTTTTCAAGCTCCAGACAAGACGGCCAACGATGGATTGATGGAGTTGAGTCCGCTCGTCGACTACGCGCACATTTTTTACGATGAGCCGATCTCCGATACCGTTCGATGGCGAGGGAGATTGCGTGTTTCGAATAGTGGTTTTGTGTCAGCCCTTCGCTTTGTGACCCAAAACTTCCTTTCCGTGGAAAGCCATGGAGACTCACCCACATGGCCCAACCAATTCCTCATCCTTCCCATCCAAGAACCCTCGCCGGTTCTAGCTGGGCAAGAAATCGACGTGGAATTCTCCTATCGATTTGGCGATCCGATCGAGAGTCTGCATCAGTCGATTCGTATGGAATACCTACCTGTGACGCAGGAAGGCGATCGATTGTGCGGGAGCGATTACTTAAGTCGCCAGTCAACGTGTTCTTCGTAGGCCATCGATTTGGCAATCAACGCATACAGTTCTGGATCGTATGCAGCTAGATCTTCACGGGTCATAATCGGTTGCTTGGAATCGGTCGGGCAAGGCGATTGGCCGACGGCATGGAAATAAGCTAATACGCCATAGATCCATAGCTCACGAGGGCCGTGCCCCGCCTGGGTCCCCAGCCATTTCTTCTGCTGCATGTGCTTTCCATGAAGCGATTCGAGCGACGAACGCATTCGATTGTCAAATCGTTCCAATCGGAGTTCATATTGCTGCCATACTCCTCGTGGACGCGATTCCCAATCTGGGTCTACCGGCCGATCGATCGCAATCTTGTACACAGCATCGGCCAACAATTCCATGAGATGGCTGTTTGCTGCAGATCCAGACTCTCCCGATGCGAACAAGTTCTCTTCGCTCACGACGATCCGCTTGATCTCAGGGCTGTAGGGAAGAAATCGGCAGAGTAAATCGACAGGGACACCATTCGCCACCCCCTTTTGAACCTCGGGAAGCTGACCCAAAGTTTCCTCCTTCCCAAGCACGACGATTTGCAGTTCGGCAGCCAGGAGCGCTTTCAGCACATCATGTCGATAGGCGAACATTTTGCGCACCATGTCGTTCGCAATCAGCATCGCTTTGTCCGAGGCTCTTCTGCCAACGACCGGCATCTCGCGAGCCCAACAAAATTTTGTGTAGTAAT includes these proteins:
- a CDS encoding type II secretion system F family protein — its product is MNTERPAYLTKIDLALESRQGLAEFLEVGLSEVYSKTDPRMKKWIGKLRNTESAEELLGSTGASTLLPVLLRYARRDMPGLRRDAKILLRTPSLPTRTWSAFVSYPVIVLAVTMFLFLMQAYWISPVFEQMFREFQLRLPPITRWVFAVNRWTRDYILVFSILVIAGLLLWGSIRVFGAGILDRLQLFRPIGWLVSGNRRNLLSMSRFLQTLAELNDLGATDRDAIHLAAASESDWLRRNAERLIDTVERGATERDSGERDRVGDVVQPVGVDIPFPPLLIQTLRAESDPRAPDFLRALADSYRTRAEIYFDCREQAASPWTVLLIGSMVLMLILALFLPLVSLITALS
- a CDS encoding RNA polymerase sigma factor; the encoded protein is MCDDSLSNQIRQYAERMSEDAPSALAGLFDLTAQRLVRFSITITRNQHDAEDAVQAALMSAVARPAMLTNAQEPWHYLLRMVRNESLIVLRKKRRWTLGLGIGDLLAYRAADGLEQEDMHREVLKALRSIPLEQRQVVVLKIWEELTFQEIAEVLECSLQTAASRFRYAIQKLAPKLVSLRGESVRDG
- a CDS encoding alpha/beta hydrolase; amino-acid sequence: MKSLVCILSSMTSIAIPCLALLGTTVWGQDDSAANRGPQSAALSEAPGKEFVYKQSGGKERVMEIYFPKEHDPTAKRVPAILMFHGGGWSGGSLQQFRAACQYFASRGIVAATANYRMLDKREVAKQDRSTSKKRVCVTDAKSAIRWMKQNAEKLGIDPEKLVLGGGSAGGHLCVLATTNPSLDDPNDPIEISTRVTGYVLFNPAFADEDSVDPEIDGRVHIGAVRAPAVVFYGTDDPWKKGWDEVEAKWRKVEGSPLHVFLAPKQPHGFFNRGAWQIATLREADAFLVSLGILRGEPTLAPAESVKLERIPNQSE
- a CDS encoding type II secretion system F family protein, coding for MSEIRSFRLVRQQGLAWRSFSFAHRDDFEAIQLGFLQILRAAIVTNRPLAATMRGLAEEFRGGAQQDVRRLAGQLEAGVSLANACEQFPSLLDEETILAIRMGSQSGLLVPGLDKLIEVKRERLRGRASRPRFDRLYWISMTVVTLICWTYLMLRIYPILTQIFDEFGMRLPAKFQMIGFLWNAFARLWPLILLVLLFFSAISVAKRWERWLWRKWGRRVFGDGFGPQMPPVTLEWIALALRFDKPLSSILSTLAKYHFHRETRSRLLVARNDIELGTPAWEAMSSSQLLSPSEFQFLTSHEKSSLQAYFLESQANQNRVLLERWSALKILVAHPLLVIVFGLFVGLISISFFEILVSLITSLS
- a CDS encoding DUF1559 domain-containing protein, which encodes MRIHAISNRQRGFTLVELLVVIAIIGILVGLLLPAVQAAREAARRMQCTNNLAQLGLASHNFEFNYGFLPAGVSNPDGPIRYEPVGNHTSWTVHLLPYLEQSAAYKLFNQELGVYASENLPVRSAAIPTLMCASSPDQYMRSRQAEDLTIRLSSYVGIHHATEAPIDTTNNGVFFLNSSIRFNEITDGLTNTFLISEKRGSSDRFGWTSGTRDTLRNTGSINGVGLALSEEELSKREKESLPLGSLEVGGLGSYHTGGINVVNCDGSVRFVSQSIDVTILQNLGNRADGQLISSDDY
- a CDS encoding methyltransferase domain-containing protein, yielding MATSVSSASMLEAETRAVCTFETNQNAEQNVLGQFIPLHYHFQMLQDKQRLEGFRRAMELHIQPGMHVLELGGGTGILSSFAARCGATVTCVERNPELVSFARRTLQTNGLDQQVTVVEGDATEFIPSQPVDVVVCEMLHVALLREKQTKVLEAFKENYLRHWNEELPRFLPEASRLMVQMIHHPFDFDGYFAPLPIFQAPDKTANDGLMELSPLVDYAHIFYDEPISDTVRWRGRLRVSNSGFVSALRFVTQNFLSVESHGDSPTWPNQFLILPIQEPSPVLAGQEIDVEFSYRFGDPIESLHQSIRMEYLPVTQEGDRLCGSDYLSRQSTCSS